The sequence CCTCACCTCTGACTGTTTCAACCAGCACAGCTTTGCTCTTATCTACTTTCCAGGTTGGGCTCTACGTcgcgtatttttaaaaataatcagatgAAAGAGTTAAACTTACCAGAGCTCCTTTCAGGGAAAGTACTGTACGTGGTTAGAAAGAATACTAAGGTAAGTCATTTAGGAAGGGAGGTAGTAGAAGTGAGGTCTTCAAAAGCAGACTGGAAGTAAAAAGATATGACCAGTAAACTGCCATCTCAGGAGGGTGGGTCCTGATGACTCCAAACTTTTGTTCATCTGAGATGAACTGGCAGATTTGAGGACAGAGTTGCACTACTCATGAGAATAGAAGACAGGCTGCGTATTGGTGTGGGAGGAAGGGCAGACAGAGAAAATCTCTAGTTCACAGCACAGCCAGGCTGACTTGGGGGAAAAAGATGTCAAATGGGATTTTCTGAAGTTGCACACGGTGGCATGTGCAGTGTAAGAAGTCCCTTTACTATCTAACCCTCCAACACCCCATACCCCAGGACAGTTGCTTTGGGGCTTTCATTATGAATAGGTTCTTCCTGGAGAAGGCAAGAGATGCTGATGAGGTTTGAGAACTGATGATGTAGAGAAAAAAGACACCATAAGTGTTTCATGTGGTGATTCACCAGAAGGGATCGATAGCAGGTAATAGTCATTGCTAAGGTTTATTACAGCGAAGGACACAGAACAAAAGCAACAGGAAAAAGATATGCAACAGGGGAGTCCAGAGAGGTTTGTCACGGGCTTCCAAGACCTTCCTTGTCCTAGGCCACACAAGAATGCTCTTTTTCCAGCACTGAACTACAGGGACGTGTGCGGAATGTCtgtccagggaagcccccatgtgccTCAAGGTCCATGGCTTTTATAGGCCAGGGGCAGGAGGGCGGTGCTCGTGGCCACATAGGCCTATTCTGCTCTGCAACCCGATTTGGCAACCAAGACTCAGAACCCCAGTGATGAAATCAGGTGCACATCAGCAATCTTGGTGTTTgtaaagcaacctgaaaagccaGTAGAGGATGATACGTTGCTTCAAGAGTATATAACAAAATCGTCAGTCACTCACATAAAGAACATTCTGAGGGCAGCATTCCCAGGAGCTGGCCCGCGGTCACTCATGATTCCCTCGAAGACATAAGTAGTAAGCAATCAGGCTTGCTGTGTTAATGTTTTCCTCACGCTGCGTGGGGGCACAACCAAGTCTGGCTGGGATTTGGAAAAGGATGTCACAGCCACAgactcacttatatgtggtagaGGTTAAAGATGGCTTCTGGCACCTGGAGGTAGATCATAGGCTAGGCAAGAAAGCCTTCTGGTTGGAGGCCTCTTGTTACAGACGACTGAACCTTACCTTTGAAGTCTAAGTGTTTAATTTCATGGTACTAGCTGTATTTCTTTTGCAAGCATTTAGTAAATTTTTGCTGAACTTTTGAGCCTCACCAAAACTATGCTGTGAAGggcaaatttattcattcaacaattatattggaaaaaggaaatccaaagaaacaGTTTATCAGTATCTCTGGGCTGTTTTATTAGACCAGccatcccagtttgcctggaACTGAGGTGTTTCCCAGGATACAGGACTCTTCCTGTGAGAACTATTTTCCCAAACTTAGGGGTGGGTCCCACAGCTGTGGTGTGCTGTATCACCTGCCCACCTGATTAGAGAGCAGGACCCATCATTAGCCAATGTTTATCGTGAGAGGCTGGCTGAAGAAAGTGCTCAGAATCTAACTGTAGAGCTCCATAGTGAAGTCTCCACACCTGTCATTGAGGTCTCTAGAATAAATCTAGCCTGTTTATCTAACTTCTAATTTTCTGAGATACCCCAGTCTCCTTCTAAGAAGCTCTCTCCCCCAGCCACCATTTTTGCTTAAGCTAATTTAAGTGGATCTTCTTTACTTTGTTACCAGAAACTTAACTAAGCCAATTCTCTAGGTAAGAGCACTTCCAAGTTGAGAATCAGCCCTGGTTCTTCGGACATGTTCCTTGGCCATTCCTCTCAGGCTTACTGGAAATATCTGGCTCTCTGGTTGTAGAACTGAATTTTTATCCCAAGGGACCCATCCgccaaatatgtattttaaatttcagatcaATAACTTGGCATCCTGGGTTcacttcagtattttttttttaaatggcttaacTGAGAACTGTATGGATTCTGTTCAAACCCGAGTCTGACACATTACCCCATCCTCTTTCCCATGGGCACCTGAGTTGCACACAGGTGTTCAATTAAAGCTTCTCAGATGAAAGACTAAAAACTCTACTAGTCTTTTGTTCTTGAGATTTGTTGCAAACTGCTGTACTTTCTAGTCACAAGTAATTCTTTCCCTTTTGAACATTGTTAGTAAATGGATATAAATTTCTTGCATTAAGGTTCCCTTGCCTTTGGAACCACTCCCCAGCACACCTGTATTGAGGTACCTTCCTCTGTTTCAGCTTTGGATATTTCAGCTATCTCTCGGGTAACCCTCAGCTGGTCTGATTCCTCTCCAGCCACAGCagttcctctcctttcctgggaCTGCTCCACAAAGGCTGAACCCACCTTATTTCCCAGGCCTGTTTCAGCACCCCTTACTTTAATTGTGCATCAGAAATCACCTGAGTAGCTTTCTGGGAGAAAAGCTTCTCTCCAAACCTATGGACTCATAAGACACATGctccagaaatctttttttttttttttttttttttggctgagcccagcagcatgcgggattttatttccacaaccagggatcaaacccttgttccctgcaatggaagcatggagtcttaaccactggacggccagggaagtccccagaaagcTGCACTTCAAAAAAGCTCCCCAGATGTGATTCTGATGCACTACTTAGAGCAGGCCCAAGCCTGGGTCTTCCAGATGCTAAGCATTTTTTTCATTCCTCCTCACACTTGGTAATCATCATTGGgaacttaaaaacaaattaaactttTTTCTGACCACTCTTTCTTCATTATAATCACTAACATTATGTGGAATCCTACTCAGTGCTAGGTTGCTGTGCTTACAGAATACACCAGACACGACTtatcattactttaaataaaacACTGCTACTCAGGATTaagcatgtatttattttagttcAGTTAAAACAAACATAGGATGTTTCATTGAAACGGTGTAGCAATCTTTGCCAACAAGTCATACTGGAATTGTTGGCCTCTAACAGTACAGTGGGGATATTTACATTATATACAGAAAGCTTAACACACCCAGGTTCTCAAAGGTCTTCCATCACACTAGAtcatatttgattttattatactAGATCATTTTGATAACTACTGCATTTTGAAAATTTAgaccttatttaaaatttaaataagagaTCTGAACTTGCACCaagttttcatgaaaaaaatgtgatgttcagccagtctgtttattgcaaatacaatttaaacagtattttaaatttttagtgtTTACACAATTTGTTTATTGAAATCTCTGTACAGGTACTTTTGGGACACTTATAGATACATAATGTGAATTCATCAAAATGCAGTTAAGAAACTTATAGGAATATATACATTTGAACCCAAGACCCAAACCTGACATTATATACAACCTATTTACAAATACATATGGACAGACAATGTATATACATAAGATTAtcataaatattgaaaaataggTTAGCTTTAATGGATTAATGCTGTTCTATAAATAACATTACAGTTATAACTGAAACATCCACGGAAGACAGTAATGCAAAATGAGGTGACACGACAGTGGTTTTAATACTGAAGACTGCTCATTACTGGGAATTCACTGTTTAGGAACCTCCAGGTAGACAAGATAGCTCCAAGAAAATCACGCAATGGAATTTACCCTTGGCAGTTGATTTTGAACCTCAAACAGCCAGGAGATTGGAGGAGCCTCCCACATCGATTTGCTGtgagaagagtttttttttttcatttcttcctggttgcCATGGTATTTTCTCCCATAAGAAAGGATGTAAACTGTAGAGAACAACTCTTTACTTGGTACTCCCTGGCCAAGTCTTAAGATACACAACGAGCAATTCTTTCCAGGAATCCAACCAGAAGTGCCAATTCTTGGTCTGAGCTAGAGGTGAGGTTCTGGAGTCGAATGGAGTGCCAAAAGCCCAACTGAATGAAAGCAGTGCTGTAGAATCTGTCTTCTCACTGCCTTTCGAGATGGTCCCCACGTTAATTTttgtagaaacaaacaaaaatggaccaTTGGTTTCACCCAATATAGCACTACAAGACGTCTTCCAGTTCCACAACGGTCTTTGATTACAGACACATCTTGTCTGTAATTTAGTCACATATAATACAAGGATGCATAACAAAAATCATGTCTGCCACATTTCTGGCCCTTGCCTAAAGCTAGAAATGTTTAGTTCAAGAGAACAACCTTATAGCCAGGTGACCAATTAATGATTCCATTATTTGCTTCCCTCAACCACTAATGGAATTATGTATGTTAGACTTTAGACATTATGCCTGATGAGCAAAGTACCACATTATGTAATAATATATTCACCATACACCATGACGTACAATAAATGTGCTCTTAAAGCCAAATAATTTTTTCACTTCTAACTGGGATTAAAATAGGAAGGGTGATCATGCAGTCGGACCAATAGGTACACTCAGGTTGCACTGTGTTCCCTAGCTAACCATTTGTTGGATGTAAACAAGTAATTCTATGTTGTACAAGAATGAGATGACAATCCAGTGCACATGAGTTTTTTAAAGAGCTTACTGCATGAGAAACCCAGTGGCCTATACGAAGAGAACTTACATTATACCAAATATTGGTGTAACCTATGGATTAGACCTCTACTACAGACAAAACATGAACACAACTAAGCCATACACTGTCAAGTAACTCACACTTCCAGGAGCAGAGGAGCATTTCGAAAAGTTGTACTCTCTGGGTGGAACAGTTTTGGCCTACAGCCATCAAATGCCCATTTTCCACTGCTGGAAGCAATGCCAAAAAAGGGCTGGCCCAGAAAAAACCCGGAGCTGTTAACACAACTCTGGAGGCAGATGCAACTGAATAAACCCTGTTTTACACAATTGCACTATTTGGTACCTCAAAAGTAGTTACTTTATTTCCCACAGAAATATCTgcattatctcccattctgacagATTGAAGccataaatatttcagtctaAATGAACCAAATTATTTGGGGACAGAGAAGAAAGGTGATGATGAGAGTTCATCTGATTTGGTGTAGCCACAATTAACCAATTATCCTTTCATGGTGAagtctgaatgggaaaaaaacctGTGCTCCTATTCATGGTACAATTTTTcgttttctctaaaaattattttgggtaAAAAAAGTATTTGGCTTAGTATGCCTACAAAAAGGCAAATCATTTCATAATACTAGTATTTGTCTTTAAataacaatgaattttttttaaacagaattcaTTGACAACTGCTTTTGGATAAAGTTcaaaaaaagcaatttttaaagagtaaaatagCGCTTCTGaggtctttaaatatttttggtacaaaaaaataatagtatttttccCAATGGTTATTTCAATACTTTGCTGTAAATCAAGAAGAATTGTTTCTCACATCGAATGGTTCCATTAGGCACATTCaagtaaaatcataaaatatcCAAGTTAAACAATGACACAGCCAAACATGTGGCTTGATTAAAGTTAAGAGTTCGTCCATTCTCTGGAATGGAATAAAATTGTCACTTCCCTTAACCCGAGACTCGTGGTTTTGTTGTTAATATCCATTTCTATCTTACagaatagtttctttaaaaacaaaacaaaacaaacaaagagttCACTTATTCTGCACTCAGAAGAACCAGCGAGGAATCTGCACCTCAAAAGGAAGTGAAACTGAAAACATTAGGTGAAATTTCATAGTAGTTGAGAGTTGACTCAACACTGGCATCAAATGGACTGTCGAGTGTTAGTGGTGCTGGTTAATGGCCACCTCCGGGGGCATTGTGGACCCAATCCAACACAATCAAGGCCATGCTTCCGGTCATCACCACTACGCCACTTAACAGGAAGAACAGAGCCTGCAATGAGCACACAGAGAAAACTGATCAGCAAGCAACAAGACATATGCTAAATATTCctctttctacttaaaaaaacGGGCTTATAATTACTAAAAGCATGTCCATAATACTTCACAGGGCTACAGTTTTACCTTGCTAAAGATAGTTAAACTGTCTTAAGTGAGTGATCAAGGGGTCAACTATAGAGTACTAAGTAACTGTATCTTTGAAACCTTcccaaattttcccttttcattcctttgtatcaaatgaaagggtaaacaattttctttgctaaataaataatttcatataataGAACTGGACtaggatttttacattttttagaaggaaaaaaatttaacttacaAAATCAAATCCAAGTCATCTTAAAAATGCGGCCTGAGTCGAAGCTGGAGGTTTTTCTAAGAGACATGAGTAGgtctaaccctaatcctaccccCTTCAGTTACTGTACTATATATTTTACGTGAAATAAGATGATAGTTGTTGGTTCATAAACAATTCTTGTATTTCAGTCAGACTACAATAGTAGTGGCAAATAAGTACTGAAATGCAGTCTTTTTCCTAAATATCCCCACCAGGATCATTTGTGGTTAACATACCATACCCTTTGTAAAATCAGTCGTTATTATACTTTAAAGTGTAATAGTAGCCACCTCCCTAACCCCCAAGCTTCGCTTTGAAAATGGTTAGTCTCATTTGACTAAATACcccattatttcttttatacGCTACAGGCCCATTTAAGTGCTGGTCACATAGTAGGCAGTCCAACAAATATTGGTTAAACAACACTGAAAGTTGAGTCCGTATCTTTACTTTACACTCTTTATCTCTATTCCTATTTCTAAAACATCTAATAACTTTCTTGCAATTAACTTAAACATACGTATTAGATGGCAAACCATCTCtcatctcccctcctctcccaatCTTCCATCTGTGAAGTACAGTTAGAGATATATTTACTAGAAACTTAAAATGAAACTACAATAAATGACATTTAGGAgactaaaattaaaatcatttgagGAACTTCTGGcattagattattattatttctccagTCATAATCTCTCACTCACCCCAATCTTTTGTACAGACTTCATAGGTTCTTTCTTCACTAACTTGATATAAAAGGCagatggaagaataaaaattaacataGCAGCTGCAGATGCACCTGTAAAAGAGCATTTACCATTTCTTAAGAATCActtgttattcattttttaaacattaaaatccCTGATATTTCAAGCAACTTTGATACTTCCTAAAACTTACCAATGAAACCAAAGATATCCCTAATAGTTGGTACAAAGATGACAAGTAAATTGGTAAATGCCAAGATAGACATTGTAATGATACTATGACGCCACCAACTGAAATCTTTGGTTGCACACAGCAAGTGAGTTACGGAACTCCGGATCTGCAAAAAtaagtggataaataaaaactgcagatttaattaatgaaaaaaaacaaaccccaaacaacagGATACATATCTCAACTAGCAGCTATTTAAATACTAAAATTGTACCCCTCCTCAATTGCTGTTTTCTAAATATCTGAACAGTAGAAAGATCATTGTGTCTTCAATTATGGAAAAAACGTCCCAGGATATGTTTTAAAGATGTacgaaacattaaaaaaaaaaaaaaaccttcaaaaactCGTATCAACTCGATACTGCTGTAGCAGTGTTTCCCTTCTCCCAAAACACAGAAATCACACAAATCTTCATGTTTAACAATTCATTCCTACTGAAAGGTTACTTACTGGGAAAATAACTACAGGTACTGTCAGAGTGACAGCCACCAACACAGCCAAACGGACGACGAGAAGCAGAATATCAGCTCCCATGACGGAAGAGTAGGTATGAAGCAATTCTGACTCAACGTGTTCTATAGAgaaagatcaagaaaaaaaaaagcttcaagtGTGCTGTCCTCTCTGGAGATTAGGTAGAAAAATCTAACTTAATGGCAAAATCTACACCAAAGTTATTAGCTACTCACAAAACAACTATAAACTAAGAGGTTAATAAGATTAATTTGGAATTAGGGTTAATGCAATTAAAATAACATTgaaaaaaagtttctaaatacCAAGGAGAGATTTAGCCACATGACCCCCATTAAAAACAACAGGAGCTAAATAACTAAATCCCATGGTTTGgcttacagtgtgtgtgtgtgctgtattAATCTGAACGGGGTGGGAGAGGAGTCAGGCTGAACCTAAATGCAAGCACATcacgtaaaaaatgccattgaatgGCTAATGGTAAACTTGGGAACCTGGATTCTAGAAATTACTGACTCAATATACGCTACAGGAAATTCTAAGCTCTAAATTCAATCGTTCACCACAAATATGAAATATACCAAAACAGACCGAGTTTTTAAAGTGACAGAAGTATACATACAAAAGcgtcaatttcatttcattaactATCCTTTTAGTAAACTAGACATTATTTACCATAAAACGTCAGGTATCCAAAGAGGGCAGCAAGCAGGTACATGAGAAACATAGCAAAAAATGATATCTTGGACACATTCATCATTCTTCTACGGCTGCGGCTATGcaaattcaaaggaaaatacaGATACATATGTTAGCAGCAGTTATAGCAGTAAtcaatatttttctagtttttccaataaatttatataaaagtagGTAAAAAGCACTCACCCTTTAAGCTCTTCATAAATGGGAAGAATAGCAGGATGACAGACAAATGAAAAGGTCAGAATTGGCACAGCATAGACAGTCTGCAAAAAACGCAAAAACTTTCTTAATATCCTGATATAACAAACTCATGTTATCACAGTTCTGcagtttgtatttatatttattaatcttAGAATCAAAGCCTAAAATGATGTTTTCTGGCATAATTAGCTCCCACTCTTCTAATCTGTTCACTAAGTGTGATCGATATCCTCCATTTCCGAATGTATCAGTTATGAACATCAGATGATCATTTCATCTCTCAATCTATTTTAAGCTATAAAccaacactttcttctcagtccTCAATAATGAGCTAATCATGCTTCCTAAAGGCAGCTACTACCTGATCTTCCTTTACCTTGggagtgttttaaaatttccagtgggtattttccctgttttcttccctcaaatCTTCCTCTGAGAACACAAAGATTATAGTTACCTGTGAgttgaagataaaataatgtgGTTGGCAAGAGTCTTCAGTCATATTAAAAGCCCCATCAGGTGCAAAAGCTGTTGGCTGTGCTAAGGTGCTGTTTACTGTTTCATTAATTAGAAAAGCAACTTCTGCAGGACAAGAAATCTGAAATTTCTTGCAAATCACctgaaaatacattattttgcaTTTGTTAGACTGAGTAATATGACAGGGCTTAGAAAAAGAATCTCtagctttaaagaaaaattatacctACCACAATCAGAAAGAACATCATACACAACAAGGAAAGGCCACTGGTGTACCCCAAATATcctataaggagaaaaaaaaatggtattcgTTTACTAAAACAGGTTTAGGGCAACTATAACTCAATTCTACTTGCAAGACTTCAGTGTGGACACATCAAATTTCTAATTCTTATATAAGAAGATGCAGAATAACTTAAAACTACTTGTTAATAACTAAGTCAACAACTactatccttttttatttttataaagcacaAGATGTTGTAAATGTCAACAGAATATTTGGGCCCTTTGGTAACCATCCTGCTATAATTTTTCAAAGACCTACGAGTTCTGAATGCTGAAATTCACAAAGGTAGGTTTTTGGGGCTCTTTAGTTCTCATTAATTTCTATTAAGAggaagccaagggcttccctggtggcgcagtgattgagagtccgcctgccgatgcaggggacgcgggttcgtgccccggtctgggaagatcccacatgccgcagagcggctgggcccgtgagccatggccgctgagcctgcgcgtccggagcctgtgctccgctatgtgagaggccacaacagtgagaggcccgcgtaccgcaaaaaaaaacaacaaaaaaaagaggaagccaACTAGCTGGTGAGGCTCATTTCAATTATCTTTAGAGATGGGTTTGCTCACCTAAATTCCTCAGCAGGGACAAGGGAAGAATGAGCACCAGTGAGACCAACAGAACCAAATAGTCGCCATTCAGATACCACAAtctgaattaaagaaaagaaaaacaaggtcaCAACCAGCCACAAATATACTTAGAATAACATACATTTCTTTTCACAAGActtgttttatactttaaaaaaagacaggtTTGGAAAGAGTATTGCTTATTCAAAAAGCCCACATAGACAGAATAGATTTCTAACTGTGAGCGCTCAATGAATATTCACTCAGGTTAGAGATGGGATCTCAAACAGTGTAACTTTTGTCCCACTGTTTGCTCTGGGAAGGCTGCCAGCTGATTCATAACATAAAATGCTTCTTAAAGGCTTGATACTAATGTAGGGAACAAAGTGGCATTGTTAAGCCAGTAATCTTATCTTTAAGCATTTCTAGAAAACTTTATGCCAACTTCATCATAGCTTTAGCTCACTTTTTTTGATGCTGAAaacaaggaaattttaaaacaagtttcttTCAGACATTTGTTAGCAAATGTACTTACTAATAAACATTTCAACAAGGAATTTCTCACACTTCgataaaatacataagcaaaaacaaaaccacaaaacccAGTCCCCTAAAACAAGAACTTATTCCAGGTTGCCAAGAGTATGTTGTGACACCTTGACCCACCTTGACCCACCTTGACTCCAATAGTAAAAAGATCCCTTCTGCACTCAGAGAAAATGTTAAGCATCTCTCCTAAGAGTTCTAgcaatgcctttttctttttaggtAATCAACTACACCATTTAAAATCACTTATTTTCAAATTCTAATTGCCCTACTCTGCTCACTTTAGCAAtaaagccccccaccccccacacagaAAACTAATATTTAAAGATCAGCTTACTAAACTAAATTTCAAATGCCACAGAGATAACCACACCTCTCTATTTTGAGATAAAGAGCTGCATGTAAGCTGTGAAGTACATTATCCCTCCTCATGTGTACTTTAGATAAAAACCTGTTAGTCCACTTGGATGAATAACTTTGCTAGAAGGATAAGGTTTGTATAGCATGGCCATACATTTTCTGGCATTCTGCATTTTAAATACACGAAATTTCAAATTTACAAGAATCAGACAGGAATtgatttttaatgtaattcaAAATGTTAGTCCTAACTTAGGTTTGGGGTATGAATTATTCAACTATAATTTCTGGGGAcagtaaatacaaagagaaaaggtAAGTAGTTCCAGAAAACCTGTTTTCACACGCAGGTTAGAAATTTGTTATTCAGTTATAGGACTACTATAACTTGTCCTATAACTACTATCTTTGGCCTTTCATTCTCAAAGGTTCAAATCAGTTTCTGGCAGGACTTCTTGGTCAGTTTCAAAAGGAGcatttacaaaaaataatttactgaTAATCATTTTGTATCCAACTTTGATAAAAATGTATCTAACCATTTTAGACTGTAATTGTTTCTTAGGAGTAACCTTACTTAGCACCTACCCAGTTGTATCTTCAATGTTCATTAATGCCTGGATCACCAAAGGTAACTCATATTTCACTATGAAGAGGTAGCTTGACATAGCTggaggaaaacaaaattatacCATTACAAGTGCAAAATGTGGCATGTGACACCAAAAGTAACGTGTCACCACTCTCCGCTACATAAAGAGCAAAAAAGGTCTACCCAAATCgtcctttaaaaattcttacctCCAATGTTCTGCATTGTAATGGATCCAGAGGCTGCAAGCTTTCCAACCATTCCAAATGCCTTATGTCCCAGTTGTTCATATAATAAAGACCCTATAATTTAAGGAACACAGACGCATGAAGAAAGTATTTtataagaggaagaaaagcatgaCAGGCTTAACTGTTTTAGAAATATCAAGAATGCTACCATACCTCCTTCATTGGCAGTCTTCAAAAGGAGATGAACAGAATACAGGGAAAATATTGACACAAATGTCAACAGGATTCtgatgagagaaggaaaaggcacaGGGTTATAAATAAGCACgtctatatttaaaaacaattctttttggttttatttacacATTAAACATGGAACTTGTCCTAATATTTTATGTACTAGACAGAATGCCCCCAAGGACAGGTGTTCACTCTCCCGGTTAGAGTGTCAACAAGTTCTCTTACCTGGCACTAAACATGACTGCATCATGTCTCAGGTAATAACTCTACAGTACTGGTTAAGAACAGGGTTCACCCACTGAACCAAAGGTGATGGGAGACACTAGAAAACCTAACTTCAGTGGTAGAGTTACAAGACTTATATTTTGTTTCTGGCACCATGATAATTAGCTGTGTACTTGCCACTTCTCTGCATTGTATAGTtccttttatctataaaatggtttTAACACCTGCCAGTGACTTGTGAAATCCAAATGAGACAGATTCAGGAAAGGTCTTGAGACCACTTGGACCACATAGATAAGCAAAGGAATGGGACTATAAAGGAACTGGAGGGAAAGATACTGACATGTTAAGTGTTAGGCACAGCTTGACAAACAAATGGGCACAAATCAGAGAAGTAACTACTGGGACCATATACTACATTGCACACCATGGTATGGAAGACAGGCCCAGCATTGTCAGTTAAACAATGCCTGTGCTAGAACAAGCAGGCTATCCGCCCAACTGGGCTGTCTCCTCCCTCAGTCCTTTCGCTTGGATGgaacaggagggaaaaaaaatagaatagagagGAACTAAAGGTTCTCTACTTAAGTCACTACGTTTTCCTTTAGGGCACACGTCCTCTCTCATTCCAGCTTTACTTTCTTCCCCCCAGGCAAGCCAAGaagaatatacatttctttttattaaaaggaacaacaacaacaacaaatcaaaaTCAGGGAAACTCAAAGAAAACTCTGCAAACAAGAAGACAGTcacattttccaaattctttacTGGCAAACTGAATACAGTACCATACAAGGTCTGGCCAAGAAACTGATGTCTGTTAGTTAAACATAGGTGGTAGCATTAAGCTGCCATTCTAATGCCCAAAGTTTCATGGGGTCTAATCTGCGGTGGAAATGACACAATCAGCCTCATCTCTAACTGGACAAAGCATGGCTTAATCAAAGACAATGTTCAAAGTGTGCTGACAAATTCAGTCCTTTCTTTTACACAGAAAGGACAATGAGGAATGAATAGACTTCA is a genomic window of Kogia breviceps isolate mKogBre1 chromosome 12, mKogBre1 haplotype 1, whole genome shotgun sequence containing:
- the SLC38A2 gene encoding sodium-coupled neutral amino acid symporter 2; protein product: MKKAEMGRFSISPDEDSSSYSSNSDFNYSYPTKQAALKSHYADVDPENQNFLLESNLGKKKYETDFHPGTTSFGMSVFNLSNAIVGSGILGLSYAMANTGIALFIILLTFVSIFSLYSVHLLLKTANEGGSLLYEQLGHKAFGMVGKLAASGSITMQNIGAMSSYLFIVKYELPLVIQALMNIEDTTGLWYLNGDYLVLLVSLVLILPLSLLRNLGYLGYTSGLSLLCMMFFLIVVICKKFQISCPAEVAFLINETVNSTLAQPTAFAPDGAFNMTEDSCQPHYFIFNSQTVYAVPILTFSFVCHPAILPIYEELKGRSRRRMMNVSKISFFAMFLMYLLAALFGYLTFYEHVESELLHTYSSVMGADILLLVVRLAVLVAVTLTVPVVIFPIRSSVTHLLCATKDFSWWRHSIITMSILAFTNLLVIFVPTIRDIFGFIGASAAAMLIFILPSAFYIKLVKKEPMKSVQKIGALFFLLSGVVVMTGSMALIVLDWVHNAPGGGH